From one Microbulbifer sp. A4B17 genomic stretch:
- a CDS encoding cupredoxin domain-containing protein, translated as MAEVLVNIVGVLMILAVIWWFWLGPKRSTSKATPSTDNLQILVKDGVYEPDLIRLPAGRTATLHFHREDPSPCSEWVLFPDLEVSAQLALNQDTLVEIPKAEPGEYPFNCQMQMYRGTLILE; from the coding sequence ATGGCTGAAGTTCTCGTAAATATTGTCGGTGTGCTGATGATACTGGCTGTTATTTGGTGGTTTTGGTTGGGGCCAAAACGAAGTACCAGTAAGGCGACGCCGAGCACGGATAATTTACAGATTCTGGTTAAGGACGGTGTTTACGAACCGGATCTTATCCGCCTGCCCGCCGGTCGCACAGCGACTTTGCATTTTCACCGGGAGGACCCCAGTCCCTGCTCCGAGTGGGTATTGTTTCCAGACTTGGAAGTCAGCGCTCAGCTTGCCCTGAACCAGGATACCTTGGTGGAAATACCAAAAGCCGAGCCGGGTGAATACCCGTTCAACTGCCAGATGCAAATGTATCGGGGCACATTGATACTGGAGTGA
- a CDS encoding heavy metal translocating P-type ATPase: MTKEQQSAPTVFRLSGVNCAGCINKIETAVKTVAGVTDARVNLSDKTLSVYGSAEAESCIEAVRSAGYGAELLRSSEREQRAEQREQTQRHYRQQLWRSAFALGVGVPMMAWGLITDRVSVNTPVEQLAWGVMGLITLAVLVFCGGNFFSGAWKALRHHNATMDTLVALGTGTAWLFSMIVVLVPHLLPEAARHVYFEASAMIIGLISLGQALEIRARGRTSAAVEKLLELQDTSARVLRDGREVDLPIEQVQQGDQLRVRPGEKIPVDGTVLEGRSLVDESMLTGEPVPVKKAEGDSLAAGTLNKNGSLLFRADKVGSDTRLAQIIEMVKNAQSSRVPIARLADKISGIFVPVVMIIALVAALVWFNLGPDPRVAHMLVVLTSVLIIACPCALGLATPMSVMVGVGKGAEYGVLVRNGKALQQSCTLDVLVVDKTGTLTEGSPRLTDIDSDGDSDELLRLVASLEQGSEHPLAEAIVTAAHDKNLELQSPANFEAITAHGVSGDIGGSRVLLGNTKLMQKEAISLDAWSERAAKLAEAGRTVMYAAVDGKLRGIIAVADPIRADAQAAIERLSKLGLRIEMLTGDNHGSAEAVARQLGIDRVHAELLPEDKEGIVAELQKKGERVGMVGDGINDAPALARADVGFAIGAGTDVAIESADVTLMRSSLHGVANAVELSRATLHNIKQNLFGAFIYNTLGIPIAAGVLYPITGMLLSPIVAGGAMALSSLTVVSNANRLRFFKPSEAR; encoded by the coding sequence ATGACGAAGGAGCAACAATCTGCGCCAACGGTGTTCCGTTTGAGTGGAGTCAATTGTGCCGGTTGTATCAACAAAATTGAGACTGCGGTTAAGACCGTAGCCGGGGTGACTGATGCCCGGGTAAACCTGTCCGATAAAACCCTGTCAGTATACGGCTCGGCAGAGGCTGAATCCTGTATCGAAGCCGTTCGAAGCGCGGGCTACGGCGCTGAACTCCTGCGAAGTAGTGAACGAGAGCAGCGCGCGGAACAGCGGGAGCAGACACAGCGGCACTATCGCCAGCAGTTGTGGCGCTCGGCATTTGCTCTGGGCGTGGGCGTGCCAATGATGGCCTGGGGGCTGATCACCGATAGGGTATCGGTGAATACCCCGGTGGAGCAGCTGGCCTGGGGTGTTATGGGACTGATTACCCTGGCGGTACTGGTCTTCTGTGGCGGCAACTTCTTCAGTGGCGCCTGGAAGGCACTGCGTCACCACAATGCCACTATGGATACGCTGGTGGCCCTGGGCACGGGAACGGCCTGGCTCTTCTCCATGATCGTGGTATTGGTCCCCCATCTCTTACCGGAAGCGGCACGACATGTGTACTTCGAGGCCAGTGCCATGATTATTGGCCTGATCAGCCTCGGCCAGGCACTGGAGATTCGGGCTCGCGGGCGCACCAGTGCCGCAGTGGAGAAGCTGTTGGAGCTCCAGGATACATCCGCGCGGGTATTGAGAGACGGCCGAGAGGTGGATCTCCCTATCGAGCAGGTGCAGCAGGGAGACCAGCTGCGCGTCCGCCCCGGCGAGAAAATTCCGGTGGATGGCACTGTCCTTGAAGGGCGCAGCCTGGTGGATGAATCCATGCTCACCGGGGAACCAGTGCCGGTGAAAAAGGCGGAGGGTGACAGCCTCGCCGCCGGCACCCTGAATAAAAATGGCAGCCTGTTGTTTCGCGCAGATAAAGTGGGTTCCGACACCCGCCTCGCGCAGATTATCGAGATGGTAAAGAATGCCCAGAGCTCCCGGGTACCTATCGCGCGCTTGGCGGACAAGATTTCCGGCATCTTTGTTCCAGTGGTGATGATTATTGCCCTAGTGGCCGCACTGGTTTGGTTCAACTTGGGCCCCGATCCTCGGGTTGCCCATATGTTAGTAGTACTGACTTCGGTGCTGATTATCGCCTGTCCCTGTGCCTTGGGTTTGGCGACTCCCATGTCGGTTATGGTGGGGGTCGGCAAAGGTGCCGAGTACGGTGTACTGGTGCGCAACGGCAAGGCCCTGCAACAATCCTGTACTCTGGATGTCCTGGTTGTGGATAAAACCGGGACTCTCACCGAGGGTTCTCCGCGTCTGACAGATATCGATAGTGATGGCGACAGCGATGAACTGCTGCGTTTAGTGGCGAGCCTGGAGCAGGGCTCAGAGCACCCCTTGGCTGAAGCCATAGTGACGGCAGCTCACGATAAAAACCTTGAATTGCAGTCTCCAGCCAACTTTGAAGCCATCACAGCTCACGGTGTGAGTGGTGATATCGGTGGCAGTCGCGTGCTGTTGGGGAATACCAAGTTAATGCAAAAGGAGGCCATTTCTCTGGATGCCTGGAGTGAGCGGGCAGCCAAATTGGCCGAGGCGGGGCGCACGGTGATGTACGCCGCCGTGGACGGCAAGTTGCGGGGGATTATTGCCGTAGCCGATCCGATTCGCGCTGATGCGCAAGCTGCAATCGAGCGGCTGAGCAAACTGGGTTTACGCATTGAAATGCTTACCGGGGACAATCACGGTAGTGCCGAAGCGGTTGCCCGGCAACTGGGCATCGATCGAGTTCACGCAGAACTATTGCCGGAAGATAAAGAGGGGATCGTCGCTGAATTGCAAAAAAAAGGCGAGCGAGTGGGTATGGTGGGTGACGGGATTAACGATGCCCCAGCCCTGGCGCGGGCCGATGTGGGCTTTGCGATAGGTGCCGGTACCGATGTTGCTATTGAGAGCGCCGATGTCACCCTAATGCGTTCCTCCCTGCACGGGGTTGCCAATGCCGTGGAGTTGTCCCGGGCCACTTTGCACAATATCAAGCAAAACCTGTTTGGCGCATTTATTTATAACACTCTGGGTATTCCCATCGCCGCCGGTGTCCTCTACCCGATTACGGGTATGTTACTGAGCCCCATTGTTGCCGGTGGTGCTATGGCGCTTTCCTCCCTGACGGTGGTCAGTAATGCCAACCGCCTGCGCTTCTTTAAACCATCGGAGGCTCGCTAA
- a CDS encoding outer membrane beta-barrel protein produces the protein MNNFKTTVKTSLFSSLIFTFATNTSADFANRKYIGATLGETSYPQFCSSANPRIKSQIPQGSTDGRFHCNSSGSTVKFYGGLRWNRYLALEISYLKPSAAQSSFYTNNENGEYAKAAYQVETHLLTAFLLGFYPINSNINMFARVGAGAWRGKLSEQQSAQFYIPQQLSNGQFTAQLQTLDKDKSQNHKGPHWGVGVGMNYVYRSHWIWRLEWEKLEPTGVDFNAETLSLGLGRLF, from the coding sequence ATGAATAATTTTAAGACCACCGTAAAAACAAGTTTGTTTTCCAGCCTTATATTCACTTTCGCTACAAATACCAGCGCTGACTTTGCCAACAGGAAATATATTGGGGCTACCCTCGGTGAAACCTCTTATCCTCAATTTTGCTCATCTGCAAACCCCCGGATAAAATCCCAGATTCCTCAAGGATCTACAGACGGACGCTTTCATTGCAATAGTAGCGGCAGTACGGTTAAGTTTTATGGCGGCTTGCGCTGGAACAGATACCTCGCCCTTGAAATCAGCTATCTAAAACCTTCAGCTGCGCAAAGCAGCTTTTATACCAATAATGAAAATGGAGAGTATGCAAAGGCCGCATACCAGGTTGAAACACATTTATTGACCGCCTTTTTATTGGGGTTTTATCCTATTAACTCCAATATAAATATGTTTGCCAGAGTCGGGGCTGGAGCTTGGAGAGGGAAATTATCAGAGCAACAATCCGCTCAATTTTATATCCCCCAGCAATTATCCAATGGACAATTCACGGCACAACTTCAGACGCTCGATAAAGACAAGTCCCAAAACCACAAAGGCCCTCACTGGGGAGTTGGGGTCGGTATGAATTATGTCTATAGGAGTCACTGGATTTGGAGACTGGAGTGGGAGAAACTGGAGCCCACTGGAGTAGACTTCAATGCAGAAACACTATCACTGGGTTTAGGGCGGCTTTTTTGA
- a CDS encoding phytase has translation MRFLMVGVLSSLILLGCDLEKDSKSLSSQKIISLKGVIAEQIQLVSFPEQQYLLLSSKDKGLVLVDESAEIQVQKDGRVEALAIQPREDGSYLVAAYEEQEAQLQLYQLFTDLNDDLQPQLLGKLESVKPVSALCFSLQAGRDHLFAIGEDGLGFEYLLSPSDEHWDFTEIRPIYLGEEINSCSVDNRRGRLLVSQPPVGILALNADAERDEERELLISAKQLGDDFGSLRLSYQQDQIWIAVEQGVQVFDLSGSGRPDQSWALPEESPASIAVFGDRLAVLNDKQSEITYFPINAKLTSVTDNPLEIIPTIAARGQTDPVHSYGDAADDPAIWVNSHSPANSLIFATDKKKGLNIYHLSGDLKQHFPVGRVNNVDIRKISHPDIDAIAVASNRTNPGLDLFAIRALGEVEHLGYRGIELDDPYGLCLQQDDSGFYAWVSDKEASLYQLKINVSESSNEFEIEQGIQFDGYGQVEGCVVDDQFGTLFFAEEGRGIWRLDLKSLSEAAPELVAEVDGEKLVADIEGLALYQDGDKGYLVISSQGNDSYALFSRSGNEFITHFRVGMNPQLGVDGSSETDGLAVTSSALGAEYPQGLLVVQDGRNRMPSAAQNFKLVDWRDINRLLSH, from the coding sequence ATGCGTTTTTTAATGGTCGGTGTTTTGTCCAGCCTTATATTACTCGGATGTGATCTTGAAAAGGATAGTAAAAGCTTATCTTCGCAAAAGATTATCTCTTTAAAGGGGGTGATAGCTGAACAGATTCAGCTGGTCAGTTTCCCTGAGCAGCAATACTTGTTGCTATCCAGTAAAGATAAGGGGCTAGTGCTTGTAGATGAGTCCGCAGAAATACAAGTTCAAAAGGATGGCAGAGTAGAGGCACTTGCCATTCAGCCAAGGGAAGATGGTAGCTACCTGGTGGCGGCTTACGAAGAGCAGGAAGCGCAATTACAGCTATATCAATTATTTACTGATCTAAATGATGATTTGCAGCCTCAACTTTTAGGAAAGCTTGAGAGTGTCAAGCCTGTGAGCGCACTCTGTTTTTCACTACAAGCAGGAAGAGATCACCTGTTTGCCATTGGAGAGGACGGACTGGGGTTTGAGTACCTGCTTTCTCCCAGTGATGAGCACTGGGATTTTACCGAGATCCGCCCAATATATTTGGGGGAGGAGATTAATAGTTGTAGCGTGGATAACCGTCGGGGGCGATTACTGGTATCACAGCCGCCTGTAGGGATATTGGCATTGAATGCCGATGCAGAGCGAGATGAGGAGCGTGAGCTTTTAATCTCGGCCAAACAGCTCGGTGATGATTTTGGTAGCTTGCGACTGAGTTATCAGCAGGACCAAATCTGGATTGCTGTGGAACAGGGAGTACAGGTTTTCGACTTGTCAGGAAGTGGTAGGCCCGACCAGTCTTGGGCATTGCCTGAAGAAAGTCCTGCCTCTATAGCAGTTTTTGGTGATAGGTTGGCCGTGTTAAATGATAAGCAGAGTGAAATAACCTATTTCCCGATAAATGCCAAGCTGACCAGCGTTACAGATAATCCGCTTGAGATTATTCCCACTATTGCCGCCAGGGGACAAACTGACCCGGTTCACTCTTATGGGGATGCTGCTGATGATCCCGCTATTTGGGTGAACTCTCATTCGCCAGCAAACAGCCTGATTTTTGCTACAGATAAAAAAAAGGGGCTCAATATTTACCATCTATCAGGCGACTTAAAACAGCATTTTCCTGTGGGCCGGGTCAATAACGTTGATATTCGTAAAATCTCTCACCCCGATATCGATGCGATTGCCGTTGCCTCTAATCGTACTAACCCCGGTTTGGATCTATTTGCTATCAGAGCACTGGGCGAGGTGGAGCACCTGGGATACCGGGGTATAGAACTTGATGATCCCTATGGCTTATGCCTACAACAGGACGATAGTGGGTTTTATGCCTGGGTTTCTGACAAGGAGGCCAGCTTGTATCAGCTGAAAATCAATGTCTCTGAGTCCTCCAATGAGTTTGAGATTGAGCAGGGTATCCAGTTTGATGGTTATGGACAGGTTGAAGGCTGTGTTGTGGATGACCAGTTCGGAACCCTGTTTTTTGCTGAGGAGGGCCGGGGGATTTGGCGGCTGGACCTAAAGTCCTTATCAGAGGCCGCTCCAGAGTTGGTGGCAGAAGTGGATGGTGAAAAGCTGGTGGCAGATATAGAGGGATTGGCACTTTATCAGGATGGGGACAAGGGCTATCTAGTGATATCCAGTCAAGGTAATGATAGCTATGCACTATTCAGCCGTAGTGGGAATGAATTTATTACCCATTTTCGGGTTGGTATGAATCCCCAACTAGGTGTGGATGGCAGTTCGGAAACCGATGGTTTGGCCGTTACCAGTTCAGCTTTGGGCGCGGAATATCCGCAAGGTTTGTTAGTTGTTCAGGATGGGCGCAACCGAATGCCCAGCGCAGCCCAGAATTTTAAATTGGTTGATTGGAGGGATATCAATCGTCTGTTGTCTCACTAG
- a CDS encoding DUF417 family protein — MSFLLRKLPFALVAIAFALIAVALFSGQWGGIKRVFEFYGVTNEEVLSSIRLLTAIIFSVAAILGALALRFERAVKPLAILLILISLVPLLSLLGSGHWIDSLGGFPAIGSGQGIIKYFALLTLGVTWLYRDSLSPLKLIWLNYFPVGLVLLWIGGMKFTALEAEGIEGLVSTSPLMSWLYSVFSVQMASNLIGIYDLIALAILALGIYIRQLFWPGLLLCAAVFITTQTFLYSYPGSWVAPWQLSSSGIFIIKDLWFIANLVLILGFRNSMEKY, encoded by the coding sequence ATGTCATTTCTTCTTCGAAAACTTCCCTTCGCCCTGGTGGCCATCGCCTTTGCGCTTATTGCGGTGGCGCTTTTTTCCGGCCAATGGGGTGGTATCAAGCGCGTATTTGAATTCTACGGTGTCACTAATGAGGAGGTGCTTTCCTCTATACGGTTACTGACCGCCATTATTTTTTCAGTCGCCGCTATTTTGGGGGCACTCGCCCTTCGTTTTGAGCGGGCTGTTAAGCCCCTGGCAATTCTACTGATTTTAATATCGCTAGTGCCCCTACTGAGTCTTCTTGGCAGCGGCCATTGGATCGACTCCCTGGGCGGTTTTCCGGCAATTGGCTCAGGGCAGGGGATAATTAAGTACTTTGCCCTGTTAACCCTGGGTGTCACCTGGTTGTATCGGGATTCGTTGAGCCCACTAAAGCTGATATGGCTCAATTATTTCCCTGTCGGCCTGGTATTACTCTGGATCGGTGGGATGAAATTCACAGCGCTTGAGGCTGAGGGGATTGAAGGCCTTGTAAGCACTTCGCCGCTGATGTCTTGGTTATACAGTGTATTTAGCGTGCAAATGGCCTCAAATCTTATTGGTATATATGACTTGATTGCTCTGGCTATTCTCGCCTTGGGTATTTATATCCGGCAGCTGTTTTGGCCGGGACTATTGCTTTGTGCCGCAGTATTTATAACAACCCAGACCTTCCTCTACTCCTACCCGGGTAGCTGGGTAGCCCCCTGGCAACTTAGCTCCAGCGGTATTTTTATTATTAAAGATCTATGGTTTATCGCAAACCTGGTGTTAATTCTTGGTTTTAGAAATTCCATGGAAAAATATTAA
- a CDS encoding replication protein P: protein MAIHKTPTTTPTSAPATGQSATYSQTQTGSEQGQELLNEKKRAINEVFALFKLNYHNQFSAAFPDTETLHHAKRLWLEALLAFAPQDIMQGAKRAILQSEYLPTVHKMLQLCAAGENGLPEARAAYREACNAPSPKTNYNWSHLAIYHAGRESNWFFLANNPESIAYPVFAEHYRKICERVLGGEKLTAPEQLKLEENPGSPLSKEENSKRLSEMRAKLGI, encoded by the coding sequence ATGGCAATCCACAAGACTCCCACAACAACACCAACCAGCGCACCCGCGACCGGTCAATCGGCGACATACTCACAGACACAAACTGGTAGTGAACAGGGCCAGGAACTACTGAACGAAAAGAAGCGCGCAATCAATGAAGTATTTGCGCTGTTTAAACTGAATTATCACAATCAGTTCAGCGCAGCGTTTCCAGACACTGAAACCCTTCACCACGCTAAGCGCCTCTGGCTGGAGGCCCTGCTTGCTTTCGCTCCCCAGGATATTATGCAGGGTGCCAAGCGAGCGATCCTGCAAAGTGAGTACCTGCCCACCGTACATAAAATGCTGCAGCTGTGCGCCGCTGGGGAGAATGGTTTACCAGAAGCTCGCGCCGCCTATCGCGAGGCCTGCAATGCCCCCAGCCCCAAAACCAATTACAACTGGAGCCACTTAGCGATCTACCACGCGGGGCGGGAATCCAACTGGTTTTTTCTTGCCAATAACCCCGAGTCTATCGCCTACCCGGTCTTTGCCGAGCACTATCGAAAAATATGTGAACGAGTCCTGGGGGGAGAAAAACTAACCGCTCCAGAGCAATTAAAGCTCGAGGAAAACCCCGGCTCACCACTTTCCAAGGAAGAAAATTCGAAAAGACTCTCGGAGATGCGAGCAAAGCTTGGTATTTAG
- a CDS encoding VanZ family protein has product MPRFLKASALLFFLFILWIIYLANTGSSSIFFDLVRAMPYGDKLGHIALFGTFSLILIPATRATYFKLGFIRFYYGAIAVLSFALIEEISQAFVRSRTFDLIDLAADIVGVILASSLVYLVQRARNINNLSQPENPDTTSETTDD; this is encoded by the coding sequence ATGCCAAGATTTCTCAAGGCTTCAGCCCTACTGTTTTTTCTTTTTATTCTTTGGATTATCTATCTAGCCAATACCGGATCGAGCAGTATATTTTTCGACCTTGTCCGTGCTATGCCCTATGGCGATAAACTAGGCCATATCGCCTTGTTCGGTACTTTTAGCCTTATCCTGATACCTGCCACCCGCGCCACTTATTTTAAGCTCGGCTTTATTAGATTTTACTATGGTGCTATCGCAGTGCTTAGCTTTGCCCTGATTGAAGAGATAAGCCAGGCATTTGTTCGCTCAAGAACTTTTGACTTAATTGATCTGGCCGCCGATATCGTTGGAGTGATACTTGCGAGTTCTCTGGTTTACCTGGTTCAGAGAGCCCGCAATATTAACAATTTAAGCCAGCCTGAAAACCCCGATACCACTAGTGAGACAACAGACGATTGA
- a CDS encoding DnaT-like ssDNA-binding domain-containing protein, which yields MTHPLLPERPLSISPSLAATVGLEEAVLLTALGDLAPFLPLEPYGGRDWYTAEGEQLYLLLPFWQAADIQRVATSLRNQGALLLGAAPFGSSEILKFALPGEYKRPVATPPTPSNRNANTIAPSWQPDSETMARIAQLGIPEHFVREQLPEFVTYWRERAEPRHSFGSLFLRQVKSKWEAFRATAQRKQPLPNGWQPSDETLRKLADEGVPSTFVGRGLQRFLDYHRSSGKQSISWDLEFNDWIMEDWEKQDTPFIEKRKPTAMSRDWQPSEHTWEQLQRLAINPRFAAELLPEFIYKWTERGGHSARWGELFIEYAREEWAYYCQGIEKNPVAKPISRNWQPSGDCLSHLMNQCEIDRDFALSLVPEFIIYWRGQNAARKSWDAVFVRHARHQWAERNKLAIGNSYGNPQDSHNNTNQRTRDRSIGDILTDTNW from the coding sequence ATGACACATCCCCTGCTTCCCGAAAGACCCCTGAGTATCTCTCCTTCTCTGGCTGCCACTGTCGGCCTGGAGGAAGCTGTGCTGCTCACTGCACTTGGCGACCTGGCTCCATTCCTTCCCCTGGAGCCCTACGGAGGCCGGGATTGGTATACCGCCGAGGGGGAGCAGCTATATCTGCTGCTGCCCTTCTGGCAGGCAGCGGATATCCAGCGGGTAGCCACCAGCTTGCGCAACCAGGGTGCCCTTCTGCTGGGGGCGGCACCATTCGGCAGTAGCGAGATTCTGAAGTTCGCCCTGCCCGGTGAGTACAAGCGCCCGGTGGCAACACCCCCTACCCCATCCAACCGCAATGCCAACACCATTGCCCCCAGTTGGCAGCCGGATAGTGAAACCATGGCGCGTATCGCCCAGTTGGGTATTCCCGAGCACTTTGTAAGGGAGCAACTGCCGGAGTTTGTCACTTACTGGCGCGAGCGCGCCGAGCCCCGCCACTCCTTTGGCTCCCTGTTCCTGCGCCAGGTTAAAAGCAAGTGGGAGGCTTTTCGAGCAACTGCTCAGCGCAAACAGCCACTGCCCAACGGCTGGCAGCCCAGCGATGAGACCCTGCGCAAGCTGGCAGACGAGGGAGTCCCCAGCACTTTTGTCGGTCGCGGCCTACAGCGCTTTCTCGATTACCACCGCTCCAGTGGCAAGCAGTCCATTTCCTGGGATTTGGAATTCAATGACTGGATTATGGAAGACTGGGAAAAGCAGGACACGCCATTTATCGAAAAGCGCAAGCCCACTGCTATGTCCCGCGACTGGCAGCCCAGCGAGCACACCTGGGAGCAGTTGCAGCGCCTGGCCATCAATCCGCGCTTTGCTGCCGAATTGCTGCCGGAATTTATTTATAAATGGACCGAGCGCGGTGGCCACAGTGCCCGCTGGGGTGAACTGTTTATCGAGTATGCGCGGGAAGAGTGGGCCTATTACTGCCAGGGTATTGAGAAAAACCCGGTGGCCAAACCCATCTCCCGCAACTGGCAGCCCAGTGGTGACTGCCTGAGTCATTTGATGAACCAATGCGAGATAGATCGCGACTTTGCTCTATCCCTGGTTCCGGAATTTATTATTTACTGGCGCGGTCAAAATGCCGCACGTAAAAGCTGGGACGCCGTATTTGTGCGTCACGCGCGCCACCAGTGGGCGGAGCGCAACAAACTGGCAATAGGAAACTCTTATGGCAATCCACAAGACTCCCACAACAACACCAACCAGCGCACCCGCGACCGGTCAATCGGCGACATACTCACAGACACAAACTGGTAG
- a CDS encoding outer membrane beta-barrel protein, which translates to MNRFSPLFIIFLLSLPALTCADFYSHKYAGISFGNQHANNLCSEAEKRIQQISASLDQVDLSRCDDKNNAWKLFAGIRWTPYLAIEASYQNFNKYQLDTHISYGDGEYLNYFSDFDSQLFNIFSLAYLPLGESFSLFGKLGTGIWYAETNEIQKGEVFILYQFEDGSLIEQLTPVRGELTDSSNGFHWAYGAGVNYSYRGKWSLRIEWEQFSKIGGDTFLDEIDSEAITMGWSMHF; encoded by the coding sequence ATGAACCGCTTTAGCCCCCTATTCATTATTTTTCTACTTTCCTTACCTGCCCTTACTTGCGCCGATTTCTACTCACACAAATATGCTGGTATCTCTTTCGGTAACCAGCATGCCAATAACTTGTGTAGCGAAGCAGAAAAGCGAATTCAACAAATTAGCGCCAGCTTAGATCAAGTGGATCTCAGTCGGTGTGATGATAAAAATAACGCCTGGAAACTATTTGCAGGAATTCGATGGACACCTTACCTGGCAATTGAAGCCAGCTATCAAAATTTCAATAAGTACCAGCTGGATACCCATATCTCATATGGGGATGGTGAATATTTAAACTATTTCTCTGATTTTGATAGCCAGCTTTTCAATATATTTTCCCTGGCATATCTTCCCCTGGGAGAGTCATTTAGCTTATTCGGGAAACTTGGCACCGGCATCTGGTACGCGGAAACCAATGAGATTCAGAAGGGTGAAGTGTTTATCCTATACCAGTTTGAAGATGGCAGTTTAATAGAACAGTTAACTCCAGTCAGAGGTGAATTAACCGATAGCAGCAATGGATTCCACTGGGCATATGGTGCTGGTGTTAACTATAGCTACAGGGGCAAATGGAGCCTACGGATAGAGTGGGAACAGTTTTCAAAAATTGGGGGCGATACGTTTCTTGATGAAATAGATAGTGAAGCTATCACCATGGGGTGGAGTATGCATTTTTAA